Genomic DNA from Patescibacteria group bacterium:
GCCAATATCACGGTTTCGTGCCTTGTTCTTTTCACCCTGTCCGCCTGCCACCCGTGCGAGGACTGTCAGGAAACGGATCCCGACTGCCAGGCCTGCGAAACGGGCGACACCGGCGGCGATACGTCCGTTCATGGCTTTGCCCACATCACGGCCGTGGCCTACCGACTGGGTGTGGCCACGACGGATTCCCTGATCCGCCTCGTGGGCGACATCAAGCAGTACAGCCTCACGAGCGGTGGTGCCGAGGACATCGACGCCCCCGGCGACTACACCGCGGAGGTAGGCGACGTGGTCGCTCCGTTCACCTTCCCGGTGGACCAGAGCGGCAACGACTTCTGGGCCGCCCCGATCGTGCCCTTCGCCGTCCAGCTGAACGTCCCCGACACCATCCGCCTCGACGAGTTCAAGCTCTTCGAACCGGGAACGTACCGGTGCGGGTATGACATGTGGCGATACGATGAGGCGGCGGCCGATCACAAGGGTGTCTTCATTCGCCACACCGACCTCGACGATCAGCACATCGAGGTTGGCCACGACGGCAAGGTATGGGTACAGGGAAGCAATCCCATGATGGACGTCAACGGCGACGATGACGACTACATGCAGGTGGAAGGCGATCATTTCGTCCTCCATCTCGAAGGGTTCTCCTCAAGCTGGGGAATCGTGATCACAGCCAGTTCCATCAACAAGACCTCCTTCACCGAAACGACGGAGGCGGCTGCGGACAACAACGTCGCCGAGATGTCCTGCGTCAAGCGCTGACCGCGTCCGTTCGGTGACAACACGAGTCCTTCCATTTTCGAGAGAAAAATGGCAGGGCTCGTTCTTTTTTATCCCCACCCATTTTCCATCTCCACAGAAAACATGGTGCAATATATTTACCTCCCCAGGCGTAAATGTCCGACGCATATCGGTCAAACACATGGGGTTTTATGTTTAATCGGAGATCAATTCGATTGCGTCACCACGACTATACGGAATCAAATACATATTTCGTCACGATCTGCACTGATAAAATGCGCGAATTATTCGGCACCGTGATCCACTCTGAGATGGTATTAAATGATTTTGGAAAAATCGCCCACGATGAATGGAGAAATACACCAATCATTCGCCCATACGTGATTCTGGATGAATTTATCATCATGCCAAATCATATTCATGGAATAATCGATATCGGGCCGCGGAAAAAGGGCATGGCAGCGCCATGCCCCTACACCGGACCCGAATCGATGGTGGCCGCGCCACGCACATTCGGCCATCCGCAATCGCATTCATTGGGATCCATCATCGGATCCATCAAATCCGCCATCTCCAAAAGGATCCGAAATTCGGCGTACGGGCATGGCGGTGCCATGCCCGTTGCCTTGCCCTCTAGCCCAACCTTGCCTCCAAAAATCTGGCACACAAATTATTACGAAAATATCGTACGGAAATATGGGGCAATTGATCGTATTCGCAAATACATCAGAGAAAACCCCGCCAAGTGGGAACGTGATAGAAATAATCCCAATCCTCACCCGGTGATCAGCTAAATACAAAATCCCCCTCACCTTTCAGTGGGGGGATTTTATTTATGGCTTCACGATCACCTGTCCGTCGTAGTAGACCCATGGGTCAATGGCGGGATTATTGAAGGGATAATTTAGATAAGCGCATTCACTTCCCGTGACACTAGCATCCCCCAAACTCATCCCAAAACATCCACCGTTTGAAGCACCGATCGAAGTCGTGTTACGCGTGTTCGTATCCGCGCACACGCCTGCGCACCATCCCCAGTTATCTCTTATGTGCACTCTCGGTTGGTAGACGCACGAGGCCTCTGCTGTTCCTCTACCGGTCACACATGGCGAGACTGTGTTTCTGCCGTTTGCATCAAGCGTGCCGCAAGCTGGCGCGGAAAGAACGGTTTCCGTAGAACACGTATAGATGTGGCTATAGGTAATGTAATTAGGATCACAGCTCTCCGCAGTCATGCCCCATTCTGAATTCTTGTCACACAGACTAATGTCACCGCCCGACTGGAGACCACGGTGGTTCTTGTAGAAGTTATCGTCTGAAGAGGAACCAGACACATTCTCTCCGTCTCCCCAGTCCATAATTACTCGGCGCAGTGGCAGCTGGTTCTTATCCGCCGCCGCATAGAATTTTACGCTGGCCCGCAAGAAGTCCGAGCTCGAGATATCACCTGTGTTCTGGTCGTTAACAGTAATTTGATCCACCGGTCCTTCTTCACACTCGGAACCCTTACAAGTGGTCGGATCAATAGCCCAAATCTTTGGGGAGTGTCCCTGCGTGGCCCGGACATCCCATTCGTCTTTAGCGGCAGTATTAATCGTAGTGATAGGCTGAGTGACAAGATTCTTCGTACCTGTGGTATAGGATTCAGAGTACGTAATCCTACCCAAACTCTTGGCGAATATTTGGGACAGCAAATCTTTCACTCCCTGTGCAAGCACGCCTACTTCCGAGAAGGCGGTTTGAGATGCCCACTCGGAGATAGAAACTCCTGTGGAAGCCCCGTTCGGGGCAGATAGATTAGCGCTCAGGTCTGTGTAGGCGAGAGCTTCAGCCTTGTTAATATCAGGTGTTAAGTCGCTAGCGGTGTAGTCACTCGGTGAACAAGTAAATGCACCCGGTGTGCCTCCTTGTGGCTCAACATATCCATTAACTCCTGGAGGTCCGTCTGCTCCTATCTT
This window encodes:
- a CDS encoding transposase, translated to MFNRRSIRLRHHDYTESNTYFVTICTDKMRELFGTVIHSEMVLNDFGKIAHDEWRNTPIIRPYVILDEFIIMPNHIHGIIDIGPRKKGMAAPCPYTGPESMVAAPRTFGHPQSHSLGSIIGSIKSAISKRIRNSAYGHGGAMPVALPSSPTLPPKIWHTNYYENIVRKYGAIDRIRKYIRENPAKWERDRNNPNPHPVIS